A single genomic interval of Dromiciops gliroides isolate mDroGli1 chromosome 1, mDroGli1.pri, whole genome shotgun sequence harbors:
- the CHCHD4 gene encoding mitochondrial intermembrane space import and assembly protein 40, with protein sequence MSYCRQEGKDRIIFVTKEDHETPSNAELVADDPNDPYEDHGLILPNGDINWNCPCLGGMASGPCGEQFKSAFSCFHYSTEEVKGSDCVDQFRAMQECMQKYPDLYPQEEDEEEKASEGAEGAETASEVAATAALTKEEGSS encoded by the exons ATGTCCTACTGCCGGCAGGAAG GAAAGGACCGGATTATATTTGTGACCAAAGAAGACCATGAGACGCCAAGCAACGCCGAGCTGGTAGCGGACGACCCCAACGATCCCTATGAAGACCATG GTTTGATACTGCCCAATGGAGACATTAATTGGAACTGCCCGTGTCTCGGGGGAATGGCCAGTGGTCCCTGCGGAGAGCAGTTCAAGTCGGCCTTCTCCTGTTTCCATTATAGCACAGAAGAAGTCAAAGGTTCAGACTGTGTGGATCAGTTCCGGGCCATGCAAGAATGCATGCAGAAGTACCCAGACCTCTATCCccaggaggaggatgaagaagaaaaagccaGCGAGGGCGCAGAGGGGGCTGAAACGGCATCCGAAGTGGCAGCCACGGCGGCTCTGACCAAAGAAGAGGGGTCCAGCTAA